From Paracoccus suum, the proteins below share one genomic window:
- the doeA gene encoding ectoine hydrolase DoeA (DoeA (degradation of ectoine A) is also called EutD (ectoine utilization D).), which translates to MPDIELKFTRAEYADRLRKTRSAMEAKGVDLLIVTDPSNMNWLTGYDGWSFYVHQCVLVPPQGEPIFFGRAMDAVGARFTAYLDEVNIIGYPDDYVMNTQKHPMDLLSSILTDKGWGGLRTGVEMDNYWFTARAFAALQAGLPNARFSDCTALVNWQRAVKSATELDYMRKAGAIVTRMHERIFDVIEPGMRKNDLVAEIYDAGIRGTDGFGGDYPALVPLLPSGREAAAAHLTWNDKPMKPNEGTFFEIAGCYHRYHCPLSRTVFLGKPPKVFVEGEKAVLEGMEAGLEAARAGNTCEQFAGAFYAVLKKYGIIKDGRTGYPIGVSYPPDWGERTMSLRPGDQTVLEPGMTFHFMTGLWSDEMGLEITESIIITEGAPELLASVPRKLFVKD; encoded by the coding sequence ATGCCCGACATCGAGCTGAAATTCACCCGCGCCGAATATGCCGACCGCCTGCGCAAGACCCGAAGCGCGATGGAGGCGAAAGGCGTCGATCTGCTGATCGTCACCGACCCCAGCAACATGAACTGGCTGACCGGGTATGACGGCTGGTCCTTCTACGTCCACCAGTGCGTGCTGGTCCCGCCGCAGGGCGAGCCGATCTTTTTCGGCCGGGCCATGGACGCCGTGGGCGCGCGCTTCACCGCCTATCTGGATGAGGTCAATATCATCGGCTACCCCGATGATTACGTGATGAACACCCAGAAGCATCCGATGGATCTTCTGTCCTCGATCCTGACCGACAAGGGCTGGGGCGGGCTGCGCACCGGCGTCGAGATGGACAACTACTGGTTCACCGCCCGCGCCTTTGCCGCGCTGCAGGCGGGCCTTCCGAACGCGCGGTTCTCGGACTGTACCGCGCTGGTCAACTGGCAGCGCGCGGTCAAGTCGGCCACCGAACTCGACTACATGCGCAAGGCCGGCGCGATCGTGACCAGGATGCACGAGCGCATCTTCGATGTAATCGAACCGGGGATGCGCAAGAACGACCTCGTCGCGGAAATCTATGATGCAGGCATCCGCGGCACCGACGGTTTTGGCGGCGACTACCCGGCCCTCGTGCCGCTGCTGCCGTCGGGGCGCGAGGCGGCCGCCGCGCATCTGACCTGGAACGACAAGCCGATGAAGCCGAACGAAGGCACCTTCTTCGAGATCGCAGGCTGCTATCACCGCTATCACTGCCCGTTGTCGCGCACCGTCTTTCTGGGCAAGCCGCCCAAGGTGTTCGTCGAGGGTGAAAAAGCCGTGCTGGAGGGTATGGAGGCGGGGCTCGAGGCCGCACGTGCCGGCAACACCTGCGAGCAGTTCGCGGGCGCGTTCTACGCCGTCCTCAAGAAATACGGCATCATCAAGGACGGCCGAACCGGCTATCCCATCGGCGTCAGCTATCCGCCGGACTGGGGCGAGCGTACCATGTCCCTGCGTCCTGGCGACCAGACTGTGCTGGAACCCGGCATGACCTTTCATTTCATGACCGGCCTCTGGTCAGACGAAATGGGCCTCGAGATCACCGAGTCCATCATCATCACCGAAGGCGCGCCGGAATTGCTGGCGAGCGTGCCGCGCAAGCTGTTCGTGAAGGACTGA
- the doeB gene encoding N(2)-acetyl-L-2,4-diaminobutanoate deacetylase DoeB: protein MSAPAPLRASPILATVDFDRDGIQHGFLRLPYSRDDSAWGSVVIPITVVRNGTGPTALLTGANHGDEYEGPLALFDLAASLRPEDVTGRVIIVPAMNQPAFAAGTRTSPIDRGNLNRSFPGRPDGTVTEKIADYFQRVLLPMADVVLDFHSGGKTLDFLPFCAAHILPAEGEEVRAQEARAFELVEAFGAPFSVRMLEIDAIGMYDTAAEEMGKVFVTTELGGGGTATARTIRIARDGLRNLLVAAGILKGEVPKAATRWLDMPDSDCFVFAEDGGLVEFCADLGDPVTKGEPVARLWPTGRTGVAPAILPAGRSGILCARHVPGIVKPGDCLAVVGVEVPGAEDMEGPGPREIEEIA, encoded by the coding sequence ATGTCCGCCCCCGCCCCGTTGCGCGCATCGCCGATCCTCGCCACCGTGGATTTCGACCGCGACGGCATCCAGCATGGATTCCTGCGCCTGCCTTACAGCCGCGACGACAGCGCTTGGGGGTCTGTCGTGATCCCCATCACGGTGGTCCGCAACGGCACCGGACCCACCGCGCTGCTGACCGGCGCTAACCATGGCGACGAATACGAGGGTCCGCTGGCGCTGTTCGACCTCGCCGCCAGTCTGCGCCCGGAGGATGTGACCGGCCGCGTCATCATCGTGCCGGCGATGAACCAGCCGGCCTTCGCGGCCGGCACGCGCACCTCGCCGATCGACCGCGGAAACCTGAACCGCAGCTTTCCGGGCCGGCCGGACGGCACGGTGACCGAAAAGATCGCCGATTACTTCCAGCGCGTGCTGCTGCCCATGGCGGACGTGGTGTTGGACTTTCATTCCGGCGGCAAGACGCTGGACTTCCTGCCGTTCTGCGCCGCGCACATCCTGCCGGCCGAGGGCGAGGAAGTCCGCGCGCAAGAGGCCCGCGCCTTTGAACTGGTCGAGGCCTTCGGCGCGCCCTTCAGCGTGCGCATGCTCGAGATCGACGCCATCGGCATGTACGACACCGCCGCCGAAGAAATGGGCAAGGTCTTTGTCACGACGGAACTGGGCGGCGGCGGCACCGCCACCGCGCGCACCATTCGCATCGCCCGCGACGGCCTGCGCAACCTGCTGGTCGCCGCCGGGATCCTGAAGGGCGAGGTGCCCAAGGCCGCGACGCGCTGGCTCGACATGCCCGATTCCGATTGCTTCGTCTTTGCCGAGGACGGCGGGCTGGTCGAGTTCTGCGCCGATCTGGGCGATCCCGTCACCAAGGGCGAGCCAGTCGCGCGCCTCTGGCCGACCGGCCGCACCGGGGTAGCGCCCGCGATCCTGCCAGCCGGACGCAGCGGCATCCTGTGCGCGCGCCACGTCCCCGGCATCGTCAAGCCGGGCGACTGCCTGGCCGTCGTCGGGGTGGAGGTCCCGGGCGCCGAGGACATGGAAGGCCCGGGCCCGCGCGAGATCGAGGAGATCGCCTGA
- a CDS encoding NAD-dependent succinate-semialdehyde dehydrogenase, which yields MTLDLADPSLLRTDGYVGGQWLAGSGRFDVTDPATGEIVAQVARLDAEAAREAVEIAYRAFDDWAWELPQNRAEALWRWFELIVQNREDLAQIMVAEQGKPLSEARGEIDYAASFVEFYAEEAKRPNIESVTSHLATAEMELWREPVGVAALITPWNFPSAMLTRKAAAAIAAGCTVVCHPSAETPLSALALAELADRAGLPPGVFNVLPGVAPEIVGAWTAHPRVRALSFTGSTEIGKLLYRQSADTVKRLVLELGGHAPFIVFAASDFDQAVDEAIKAKFATSGQDCLGANRFLVERPIYERFCAAFAERASQLTLGPGALDRDLGPLMNEGAVQKQEQHVADALARGARVLTGGQRAPEGPLFYQPTVLADVPTDALIFHEETFGPVAAIVPFDTEDEAVRIANDTEYGLVAYVHSQDPRRIYRLTRALDFGMVAVNRTKVTGAPIPFGGMKQSGLSREGSRHGLEAFTDIKYVCRDWS from the coding sequence ATGACACTCGACCTTGCCGACCCCTCGCTGCTGCGCACTGACGGCTATGTCGGCGGCCAGTGGCTCGCCGGCTCGGGCCGCTTTGACGTGACGGACCCGGCCACGGGCGAGATCGTGGCCCAGGTTGCCCGGCTGGACGCCGAGGCCGCGCGCGAGGCGGTCGAGATCGCCTACCGCGCCTTTGACGACTGGGCGTGGGAGCTGCCGCAGAACCGTGCCGAGGCGCTGTGGCGCTGGTTCGAGCTGATCGTGCAGAACCGCGAGGACCTGGCGCAGATCATGGTCGCCGAGCAGGGCAAGCCCCTGTCCGAAGCCCGCGGGGAGATCGACTACGCCGCCAGCTTCGTCGAGTTCTACGCCGAGGAAGCCAAGCGCCCGAACATCGAAAGCGTGACCTCGCATCTTGCGACAGCCGAGATGGAACTCTGGCGCGAGCCAGTCGGCGTCGCCGCGCTGATCACGCCGTGGAATTTCCCCAGCGCCATGCTGACCCGCAAGGCCGCAGCTGCCATCGCCGCGGGCTGCACGGTTGTGTGCCACCCCTCGGCCGAAACGCCGCTGTCGGCTTTGGCACTCGCCGAGCTTGCCGACCGCGCTGGATTGCCGCCCGGGGTTTTCAACGTCCTGCCCGGCGTCGCGCCGGAGATCGTCGGCGCCTGGACCGCGCATCCCCGCGTGCGAGCCTTGTCCTTCACCGGGTCGACGGAAATCGGCAAGCTGCTCTACCGCCAGTCGGCCGACACGGTGAAACGGCTGGTGCTGGAGCTGGGGGGCCACGCGCCCTTTATTGTGTTTGCGGCATCGGACTTCGATCAGGCCGTCGACGAGGCCATCAAGGCCAAGTTCGCAACCAGCGGCCAGGACTGCCTCGGCGCCAACCGTTTCCTCGTTGAGCGCCCGATCTACGAGCGGTTCTGCGCGGCGTTTGCCGAACGCGCCAGCCAGCTGACGCTGGGTCCGGGGGCACTTGACCGCGACCTTGGCCCGCTGATGAACGAGGGCGCGGTGCAAAAGCAGGAACAGCACGTCGCCGACGCGCTGGCTCGCGGCGCGCGCGTCCTGACGGGCGGTCAACGGGCGCCTGAGGGGCCGCTGTTCTACCAGCCCACGGTGCTGGCCGACGTGCCGACCGACGCGCTAATCTTTCACGAGGAAACCTTTGGTCCCGTGGCCGCCATCGTCCCCTTCGATACCGAGGACGAGGCGGTGCGCATCGCCAATGACACCGAATACGGGCTGGTGGCCTATGTCCACAGCCAGGACCCGCGCCGCATCTACCGTCTGACGCGCGCGCTCGATTTCGGGATGGTTGCCGTCAACCGCACCAAGGTGACCGGCGCGCCCATCCCTTTTGGCGGCATGAAGCAATCCGGACTGTCGCGCGAAGGCTCGCGCCACGGTTTGGAGGCCTTCACGGACATCAAATACGTCTGCCGCGACTGGTCGTAG
- a CDS encoding aspartate aminotransferase family protein — MLSNDELGLWDRESFFHPSTNLGQFARGEAPQRIVTGGEGVHITDRDGNRLLDGFAGLYCVNVGYGRQEIAEAIAEQARELAYYHAYAGNGSEVAITLAKMVMDRAPEGMARVYFGLGGSDANETNVKLVWYYNNIRGLPQKKKIISRWRGYHGSGLMTGSLTGLELFHKKFDLPLAQVIHTEAPYYFRRKDAGMTEEDFSAHCAEQLEQLIVAEGPDTIAAFIGEPVLGTGGIVPPPKGYWDAIQKVLARHDILLIADEVVTGFGRLGSMFGSDHYGIKPDLITCAKGLTSAYAPLSATIVGQRVWDVLMQGTDENGVFGHGWTYSAHPIGAAAGVANLKLIDELGLVANAGEVGAYLNAEMTKVLGDHPNVGEVRGEGMLCAVELVENRDTRAFFDPSAGVGGKAVAAMLKRGVIARAMPQGDIIGFAPPLCLTRSEADTIVSVTAEAVREVLGG, encoded by the coding sequence ATGCTGAGCAACGATGAATTGGGCCTGTGGGACCGCGAAAGCTTTTTCCACCCTTCGACCAATCTCGGCCAGTTCGCGCGGGGCGAGGCGCCGCAGCGAATCGTGACGGGCGGCGAGGGCGTCCACATCACCGACCGGGACGGCAACCGCCTGCTGGACGGTTTTGCCGGGCTTTACTGCGTGAACGTCGGCTATGGCCGCCAGGAGATCGCCGAGGCCATCGCCGAACAGGCGCGCGAGCTGGCCTATTACCATGCCTATGCCGGCAACGGGTCCGAGGTCGCGATCACGCTGGCCAAGATGGTGATGGACCGCGCGCCCGAGGGCATGGCGCGGGTCTATTTCGGCCTTGGCGGATCTGACGCGAACGAGACGAACGTCAAGCTGGTCTGGTATTACAACAACATCCGTGGCCTGCCGCAGAAGAAAAAGATCATCAGCCGCTGGCGTGGCTATCACGGCTCGGGCCTGATGACGGGCAGCCTCACTGGGCTCGAGCTGTTTCACAAGAAGTTCGACCTGCCGCTGGCGCAGGTGATCCATACCGAGGCGCCGTATTACTTCCGCCGCAAGGACGCGGGAATGACCGAGGAGGACTTCAGCGCCCATTGCGCGGAGCAGCTCGAGCAGCTGATCGTGGCCGAGGGGCCGGACACCATCGCTGCCTTCATCGGCGAGCCGGTGCTGGGCACGGGCGGGATCGTACCGCCGCCCAAGGGCTACTGGGACGCGATCCAGAAGGTGCTGGCCAGGCACGACATCCTGCTGATCGCCGACGAGGTGGTCACCGGCTTTGGGCGGCTGGGATCGATGTTCGGCTCGGATCATTACGGGATCAAACCGGACCTGATCACCTGCGCCAAGGGCCTGACCTCGGCCTATGCGCCGCTGTCGGCGACCATCGTTGGCCAGCGGGTCTGGGACGTGCTGATGCAGGGCACCGACGAGAACGGGGTCTTTGGCCACGGCTGGACCTATTCGGCCCATCCCATCGGGGCCGCCGCCGGCGTCGCCAACCTGAAACTGATCGACGAACTAGGGCTCGTCGCCAACGCCGGCGAGGTGGGCGCCTATCTGAACGCTGAAATGACCAAGGTTCTGGGCGATCACCCCAATGTCGGCGAGGTGCGCGGCGAAGGCATGCTCTGCGCGGTCGAACTGGTCGAGAACCGCGATACCCGCGCCTTCTTTGACCCCTCCGCCGGGGTCGGCGGCAAGGCGGTTGCGGCGATGCTGAAGCGCGGGGTTATCGCCCGTGCCATGCCGCAGGGTGACATCATCGGCTTTGCCCCGCCGCTGTGTCTGACGCGGTCCGAGGCGGACACCATCGTCTCTGTCACCGCCGAGGCGGTGCGCGAGGTGCTGGGTGGCTGA
- a CDS encoding alcohol dehydrogenase catalytic domain-containing protein: MADIPAVMQAAVLTGHGGPEMIEIRSDWPVPQPGPGEVLVRVTATAKNNTDRKVRQGLYDTSADGAVASFRMAGDTLQFPRIQGADVVGRVAAVGAGVDPARIGQRGLLDFNIYPDARRDLNLAPDYYGHGADGGFAEYGVFPSGQFHHVPNADLSDAQLATLGMCAWHTALHMLTSSAVSAGDRVLVTGASGGVGTALIQLCRVLDAVPFALASPGKDEVLRDLGAEAVIHRGAGDLEAAVLDGAGRIDAVMDLVGGEMTVPLLQAMCHDMPSRATPPRMSIAGASNGNLTQIPWTLVYLNQIRIAGVSHGTRAEAERLINWIREGRLRPVLAGTVPLSRLREAEVAFAERSSGFAGKMVIVPDSQWAEHGAPTAMAV, encoded by the coding sequence GTGGCTGACATCCCGGCAGTGATGCAGGCCGCCGTGCTGACCGGGCACGGCGGCCCCGAAATGATCGAGATCAGGTCCGACTGGCCCGTCCCGCAACCGGGACCGGGCGAGGTGCTGGTCCGCGTGACCGCGACTGCCAAGAACAACACCGACCGCAAGGTGCGCCAGGGGCTCTACGATACCTCGGCCGATGGGGCGGTGGCATCGTTTCGGATGGCCGGGGACACGCTGCAGTTTCCGCGCATCCAGGGCGCCGACGTGGTCGGCCGCGTGGCTGCCGTGGGCGCGGGCGTCGATCCGGCGCGGATCGGTCAGCGCGGGCTGCTGGATTTCAACATCTATCCCGACGCGCGGCGCGATCTGAACCTCGCTCCGGACTATTACGGCCACGGCGCGGATGGCGGCTTTGCGGAATACGGCGTTTTTCCGTCGGGCCAGTTCCACCATGTTCCGAACGCCGACCTCAGCGACGCGCAGCTGGCGACGCTGGGCATGTGCGCCTGGCACACCGCGCTGCACATGCTGACGTCTTCAGCAGTCTCGGCCGGGGACCGGGTGTTGGTGACCGGGGCCAGCGGAGGGGTCGGAACGGCGCTCATCCAGCTGTGCCGCGTTCTGGACGCGGTGCCGTTTGCCCTCGCCAGTCCCGGCAAGGACGAGGTGCTGCGCGATCTGGGTGCCGAGGCGGTCATTCACCGAGGCGCGGGGGATCTGGAGGCGGCGGTGCTGGACGGCGCCGGCCGGATCGATGCCGTGATGGACCTGGTGGGTGGCGAGATGACCGTGCCGCTGCTGCAGGCGATGTGCCACGACATGCCAAGCCGGGCGACGCCGCCACGGATGTCGATCGCCGGTGCGAGCAACGGCAACCTGACGCAGATCCCCTGGACGCTGGTCTACCTGAACCAGATCCGCATCGCTGGCGTGTCCCACGGCACGCGCGCCGAGGCGGAACGGCTGATCAACTGGATCCGTGAAGGCCGCCTGCGACCGGTTCTGGCAGGAACCGTCCCGCTGTCCCGGCTGCGCGAGGCCGAGGTCGCCTTTGCCGAGCGCTCGTCCGGTTTCGCCGGCAAGATGGTGATCGTGCCGGACAGCCAATGGGCTGAACACGGCGCCCCAACGGCGATGGCCGTTTGA